The following DNA comes from Flavisolibacter ginsenosidimutans.
ACCACAAAGATGTGACGGGAAGAGAAATGGAAAGAGCTTTACTGGAAGCAATAAAGAAAGCGCCAAACATCTCACTTCTCAACCATCTTTTTGTCATTGACATCATCACTCAGCACCACCTCGGTTATCTTGTCACCAAGTCCACGCCGGACATTTGTTGCTACGGTGTGTACGTACTCAACTCGCAAACAAGCCGCATCGAAAAAATTGTTTCCAACACTACGCTTTTAGCTACCGGCGGCAACGGGCAAGTCTATCGCACCACAACCAATCCTTCCATTGCTACGGGGGATGGTGTGGCCATGGTTTACCGCGCCAAAGGACGAATTGAAAACATGGAGTTCATTCAATTTCATCCAACGGCTTTGTACGAGGCAGGCAAGCGAGGACAAGCATTTTTAATCACCGAAGCCGTTCGCGGCGACGGCGGCATTTTGCGCAACGCTGCCGGCGAAGCCTTCATGGAACGTTACGACGCACGAAAAGATTTAGCGCCACGCGACATTGTTGCAAGAGCTATTGACAACGAAATGAAAATTAGCGGCACCGAAAATGTTTACCTTGATTGCCGGCACATGAACATGGAAAAGTTCAAAGAACACTTTCCAAACATTTATGAAAAATGCTTGTCCATCGGCATTGACGTAGCCGTGCAGATGATACCCGTGGCGCCGGCCGCGCATTACAGTTGCGGCGGCATTAAAACCGATGAGTGGGGCCGCAGCTCTATCAAAAATTTATACGCCTGCGGTGAATGTGCATCAACAGGCTTGCACGGCGCCAATCGCCTTGCAAGCAACTCGCTTTTGGAAGCAATGGTGTTTGCACACCGTTGTTATGTAGATGCGGTAAATACCGTGAATGAGCGAAGTTCGCTCCCCGAAATTCCCAACTGGAATGCAACGGGAACGGCCGAGCCAAAAGAAATGATTTTGATAACGCAAAGCCTGAAAGAACTGCAACAAGTAATGAGCGATTACGTGGGCATTGTGCGCAACAACGTTCGCTTGCAACGGGCATTGAAGCGCATTGATTTGTTGTTTGACGAAACCGAAGGGCTTTATCAAACAACGACGGTCTCGCTCCAATTGCTGGAGTTGCGAAACATGATTACGGTGGGCTACTTGATTACAAAAGGTGCTGGATTTCGCAAGGAAAGCCGGGGGCTGCATTTCAATACTGATTATCCGGCCAAATCAGAACTGGTTCAGAACATCGTGTTGTAAGCCGGATTTTATTGACGTTGTTTAACACAGGCAGGTTTGCCGCACTGTTATCTTTGCGGCGTTTATGTACTACCTCGTTTACGGTCCGTTGTATTTGTTGTCGCTGTTGCCGTTGCGGGTTTTGTACCTCCTCTCCGACTTTGCTTACGTTCTCGTTTATCACCTTGTTGGTTACCGCAAAAAAGTTGTGCGCTACAATTTGTCCGTTGCTTTTCCGAACAAGACAGAAAAAGAAAGACAAGGCATTGAAAAAAAGTTCTATAAAAACTTCACCGATAGTTTTATTGAAACCATAAAAGCCCTCAGCGCCTCGCCGCAATTCATTAAAGAGCATTTCACCGGTGACTTTTCGGTGTTTGATGAATTAAACAGAAAAGGCGTACAAAAAGTACAGCTTCATTCCGGCCATAATTTTAATTGGGAATACGGCAACCTGAGTATCCCGTTGCAATCGCCCTATCCCATGCTCACGGTGTACATGCCCATTACGAACAGCATTTTTAACCGCCTGTTTTACAAGATGCGTTCAAAGACCGGTGCCAAGCTTTTGTCGGCCACAAACATTCGCTCCGAAATTCTTCCGCACCGCCACGGAAAATACGTGCTGGCCTTGGTGGCCGATCAAAATCCAGGGCATCCGAAAAGTGCTTACTGGGTCAATTTTTTTGAGCGGCCAACGCCTTTTGTAAAGGCGCCGGAAAGCGGCGCACGCCGCGGCAACATTCCCGTGGTCTTTTGTTATTTCAGAAAAGAAAAACGAGGTTATTACCGCATCCATTTCCAGCTGGCAGAAGAGCATCCTTCTACTACTGAAGTCGGCGAACTCACAAAAAAATACGCTGCGTTTTTACAAGATGCGATTAAGCAGCAGCCCGATAACTGGCTGTGGAGCCATCGCCGCTGGAAGTGGGATTGGAAAGAAGAGTATGGGAAAATAATTGAATAAAATCCTGCCTTGCCCTTGGTTTTCGCTTACCAAATCCCGGCTTTTCGCAAGGCTTCAACCTTGTTGTGAGCGTCTAACTTTTTGTATGCGTTTTTTATGTGCTTTCGGGCTGTGTCCATTTTAATGGAAAGCGCCGCGGCAATTTGTTTCTGGCGCAGCCCCTTTGCCATAAGTTCCAGCACATCTCTTTCACGCGACGTAAGCGGGCTGTAAGTCATCGTTCCCGTTGGTGTTATCAGTAGCGACATTTTGGTTTCCTGTTTCAGTAAAGTTCAAGATTGCGTTCAAATTAAAAATACCCATTTTGGGGTAGATATTAATTTCATTTTCTATTTTGTTTTTATATCTACCCCAAAAGTGTAGCCACGTCTATTTTAAAAAAAGAAGGGAACCAAGAAAAAGGGAGACATAGACATGTCTCCCGTGTTTTCGTACAACTAAGAATAAACTAAGGCAAAGCTCAACGAATAAAACCCGGCAAACAATACCCATTAAGGAGTACAAAATTTTCTGTTTTCAACGAATCATGTTCCACTTGAATTTAATGAAAAAGCCGGAGGTGATCTCCGGCTTTTATCGTTTACAACGAGTGGTTAGTTCAACACGCTTTTTTCTTTCTCGACGGGTATCTTTTCCTGCTCTTTTATTTTGCTCCAGCCACCTACCACGTTTCGCAAGTTGTGGATGCCCTGCCGTTTCAATAACGAAGAAGCAATCACGCTGCGATAACCGCCGGCGCAATGAATGTAAATGTTTTGATTCTCCTCCAACTGTGCCAGTTTAGCGGCATCACCCATTTCATTTAAAGGAAGATTGACCGCATCTTTTACGTGGCCGTCGGCGAATTCGGCCGGGCGGCGCACGTCCACCACCACCAGGTTTTCATCAAACGGAAGATCCATGGCCAGTTCATCGGCTTCCACATTAATGATCATGTCGGGAGCTTCGCCGGCTGCTTTCCAGGCTTCCATTCCGCCGTCTAAATAACCGGCCATTTTGCTAAAGCCCACGCGGGCCAGCCGTGTGACGGCTTCTTTTTCTTTTCCCGGTTCGCACACCAAAACAAGTTCTTTGTCAAAAGGCAACAGGCTGCCAGCCCACTCTGCAAAGCGGCCATCAAGGCCAATGAAGATGGCTTCGGGAATAAAGCCCTGCGAGAATTGCATTTCGGTTCGCGTATCCAAAACCAAAGCATCTTTTTTCATCCATTCCTTTACGTCGTTCACGGTTAACGGTTGCAAACCTTTTTGCAAAACCTCGGCGATGCTATCGTAGCCTTCTTTGTTGATTTGTGCGTTGATGGGAAAGTATTGAGGCGGCGCAGAAAGGCCGTCGGTAACAGCTTTAATGAATTCGCTTTTGGTGGCGGCCTTCATGGCGTAGTTTGTTTGTTTTTCCTCGCCAATGGTGCTGACTGTATTTGGTCCCAGGGCTTTGCCGCAAGCACTCCCGGGGCCGTGCGCCGGATAAACAATTACGTCGTTAGACAAGGGCATTAATTTAGCGTGAAGACTTTCGTAAAGCATACCGGCTAAATCTTCGATGGTCAAATCCTCTCCTTTTTGTGCAAGGTCGGGACGACCAACATCACCAACGAACAAGGTATCGCCGGTAAACACACAATGGTCTTTTCCTTCTTCATCTTTCAGCAAATAGCACGTGGACTCCAAGGTATGCCCCGGTGTGTGCAGTATTTCAACAGACAGTTCGCCCAATGAAAATCTTTCACCGTCTTTGGCAATGTAAACGGGCAGCGACGTTTCGGTTTGCGGGCCGTACACAATGGTGGCGCCGGTGGCTTGCGCAAGGTCTAAATGACCGCTTACAAAATCGGCGTGAAAGTGTGTTTCGAAAATGTATTTGATAACGGCCTTGCGTTCGGCGGCTAATTGAAGATAAACGTCTATGTCGCGCAGGGGATCTACTACAGCCGCTTCGCCGTTGCTTTCAATAAAGTAAGCGGCTTCGCTTAGGCAACCCGTGTAAAGCTGTTTGATAAACATAAAATTTCCTTTAGCGACAAAAATAAACCATTCGCCGCTAAAGGAAAGGTGAAGAAAGAGAGTCTTATTTCAGCAGGTCCTGTGCAACTTTATGCACTTCGGCAATGCGGCTGTTGTTCACCGAATAGTAAATAAACTTGCCGTCACGCTCCGTGGTTACAAAACCGGCTCTGCGTAAAATAGCAAGATGTTGAGAAGCGACGGATTGCTCAAGGCGAAGTTTGACATAAATCTGCGTTACTGTAATCTTACCGTGCTGATTGATGAATTTTATGATCTGCTGGCGAAGTTTGTGATTGATCGCTCTGAAAACAAGCGCAGCTTTTTTTAATTGGATAGCATCAATCTTTAGTTCGTCTTTTGCAGATACGGCTTTTTCCATGATCATAGATATTGTTCCTTGGTTTAGTTGCAATTACCCTCGCAAGTTAACCATTCGTAACTCTACCGCAAATGAGAATGTTTCATCAACCAAAATCTTTTAATAATTCTTTTTAGAAATTGGTGAGTGAAATTCCTTACCGTAGAAAGGTTCGGTATAGGCAATGTCTGAAAATTGACCTTGCGCAAATTTTTCATTTGATAAATCAACCATGTTTTCAGCCGTGGTTTCAATGTGCACAAAGCTTGCACGAACATGATTGATCAGTGTTTTTGCTTTCTCGCTTCCGTTTCCAAAAAACAAAATCTTGTTTTCTTTCAATTGGTCTTCAAAAGAAGTTTCGTTCAAAACCATATTTGTGGACGGCAGGACTTCTTTTAAGGAACGATCATACAACGCAGTAAAGACTTCCATACGCCGTGCATCAATCATGGGACAAAGAAGTTGCGCCGGCGTTGCAAACGACAACGCAGATGCGGCCATCATTTGCAAAGTAGAAACAGTGATTAATGGAACGGATAGAGCATAGCACAAGCCTTTGGCCGTTGCCATGCCCACACGCAAACCGGTATAAGAACCCGGGCCCGCACTAACGGCAACGGCTTCGATTTTTTGCAAATTGATTTGATGCGTTTGAAACAAATTTTGAATGGCAACGTGCAGCCAGGCTGCTGATTCTTTTTCAGACGGACTAATTGCTGTTGCAACAATGTTCTGACCGTCGGCCAAACAAACCGAAGCTGATTTTACCGCTGTATCAATGTTTAAAATAAAAGGCATGACAGCAAAATAACGGAACCGAAGAACAGAAGCACAGGGAATTTTGAATGAAGAAAGAAAGAACCCTCAGAACTAATATTTGTGAAGGCCGAATGCACAAGCCGCAATGCTTGTTGACAGTGAAAAAAAAGTCCTGGTAATCTTTTTGAAATCCCGTTCATCTGTGGTCAAACAAAAAGGCCCGCCCTAAAAAGAGCCGGCCGTTGCTAACCTATGAAAAACACCAAGCTCAAATATAGGTGAAAATTAATTTGGTAATAACAACTCGGAATTTTTTCTTTTGTCAGCACGGCCATCTATTCTGTCCTGCCGCCGCTCGTTAATTTCCTGCCGGACGGATTTAAGAAAATCTCTTTCGTGGGTAAATACTTCGTTGCTCTTTTGCTCGCCAATGATTGGCTTGAATTGGTCGCGGTAACGCATCCGGACTTCTAATAATTTTTGCTGCAATTCAAGCGGCTGTCCAAGCCCCTTGTACTCGCGGTTGGTACGTTTAAGCTCGCGGAAGTAATTGATAAAAACAGGTTGGAATTTTTCGGCTTCTGCCCTGCTTAAACCCAATTTGGTTTGGATGTATTCAATCATTTTTTCGCGCAGCTTTATCTCGCCAGGACCTTCGTCCTGCGCAAAAGCGGTTTGCAAACCCAAAGCAAAAATCAATATGTAGAAAAATTTTTTCATGGTACATCAGTTGCGGCCAGTTCATCGTCCGCTTGCGGAACGGCTGCCAAAAAATTTTCCATTTCGTTCACCGAAACGTCTTTCAACAACGCCTGTGCCTCTTCTTTGGGTGCCGGTTCTTTTTTCGGCGACGAAGCCGTTACCGGCACATTTTCAATAAAATCTTCCAGATCTTTTGTACTCGCTTTTTTGATTGCTTGTACGGGGGCAGGTTTGGCTTGTGCCACGTAAGCTGAAGCCGTATCAACTGACTGGTTTGCGGTGCTGGTTGTGTTTTGTTTTCCGCTAAAGATTTGCAAACCGCCAAAAATCAAAGCGCCGCCAACAACGGCCGCTGCGGCCATGCGCATCCACGTGCGGGCAAAAAGCGGAACCACTTTGGCCTTCGGAGTAGAAACCCTAGCAAGTACCCGGGCAGGAAAATTTTCAAAATAACCCACCGGCACCTCGTAAGGAATTTCTTGTTCAATGACCGCCAGAATCGATGATTCAGTTTCCTCACCCATCAATGGAATATTCCGCAGGTTTTCCTCAAAAAAAGAAGAGGGCACGGAATAAGGCGTTACTTTAGGGATGCCGGCCAATAGCGGAGAAAGCTCGTCCAATTCAGCATGGGTAGAAGCTTCACTGCTTTTTATTTTCGCCAAAATGGTGGCGGCCAGTCCTTCAAAATAACTTTCGGGCACGGAAAAAGACGGGCCACCCGTAACGGGCAAACCACTGTTGAGGCTCCTCAATTCATCCTGTATGGTATTTCGGCTACTCATTCCGGGGTTTACGACCTTGTTTGGTGGTCAAAGTTTAATGATTTTTGATGAAGTCCTCGATTTTTTTAACCGCGTGATGATAGCTTGCTTTTAGCGCTCCTTCGCTGGTTTCCAGCACCCGGCTCATCTCTTCGTAAGGCATTTCGTCGTAATAACGCAGCGTGAAAACGACGCGTTGTTTTTCGGGCAATTGCTGAATGGCCAACTGCAATTTCCACTCTAGCCGGTTTGGATCAAAGTGCTTGTCGGCTTTGATTTTGTTGCTTAGGCCAGACTCTACATCACTCAGGCTGACCGCTGTTCTCTTCTTTTGATTTTCTAAAAACGTAAGGCTTTCGTTTGTACCGATGCGGTACAGCCAGGTATAGAGTTGCGATTCTTCTTTGAAATTTTGAAGGCCGTTCCACACGCGAATGAAAACATTTTGCAACACGTCGTTTGCGTCTTCGTGGTCAACCACGAGGCGGCGGATGTGCCAGTAAAGCCGCTCCTGGTATTTTTTAATAATGGCCGTGTAAGCCTTTTCTTTCGTTTGCGGGTCGCGGAACTGCTGCAGAAGCAGCGCATCGGAAGCATCGGTTAAAGCCATTGAAAAAAATTAATCACGTTAGCGGTGAAGGGCTAAAGATAATTTTTTCTGCAAAAGCAAAAACAAAGCAAGAGGCTTTCGGCGATAAGCAAACGATGATAAACTTGAAATGTATTTGAATGCAAAGCTTAATGCAAGCGCACCGCTTTGGGGCGAAAGGCAAGAACCTTTTTTGCCGGCAAATGAAACAGGGGTAGTCTTACCGTTGTCAGCATGGCAAGGAATTGACGCCGCACGGTGTTTACATAACGGGAGAGAAAAACAAAACCAAGAAGAAGATAAAGAAACAAAAGCACGGGTGAGATAATTACCATAACTACGGGGTAAATAACCGAGCCAATGAAGAGTAGAAAAGTACGCATGACGGTGTTGTTTTTTCGTTAAGCGGCTTTTCAATGGATAAGGGAACCTTGTTGGGTGATGTACGGCAAATGCAACGAAAAGGATTTGATAGATAGACAACTCTTTTTGTGAAATGCTGCACAACAAAAGAACTTTTACGCAAACGAAAGTAGAAAATTACGCAGGCAGATAAAAGAGTGTTTTTACCCAAAGTTGAACACCCAGCGTTAAACTGTGTTTAAGCCGATGAATTGTTACTATAACCGATAAAGGGTTTCTACCAACGTAAAATGCTGCCGGTTGGCAGCATTTTACGTTCGATATATAGCGGAACGTCCGCGGGTAAAATTTCTTTGTTGTAAAAAGAAAATCTTCAACAACTCATTTGTTCTCTTTCTTTCGTGCCATTGCTTTTTCCGCCGCTTCGACGATGTGCTTCGGTGTGAGACCGTATTTCTCAAGCAACTGGTCGGGTGTTCCGCTTTCACCAAAGGTGTCGTTCGTGCCCACGTATTCAACTGGAATGGGGCAATGCTTTGCGGCCACTTGCGCTACTGCATCGCCCATGCCGCCGTAAATATTGTGCTCTTCGGCGGTGACGGCGCAGCCTGTTTTTTTGATGGATTGAAGCACGGCTTCTTCGTCAAGCGGCTTCACGGTATGCAGGTTAATGACTTCAACGCTCAAGCCTCTTTCTTCCAATTGCATGCCGGCCTGAATGGCCAGCCAAACCAAATGCCCGCAAGCGAAGATGGAAACGTCGGTGCCTTCAGAAAACTTTTGCGCTTTGCCAATCAAAAAGGGTTCATCGGCCTTGGTAAAAATAGGCCAGCTCGGGCGGCCAAAACGCAAGTAAACCGGGCCTTTATAATCGGCAACGGCCAGCGTTGCGGCTTTTGTTTGATTGTAATCGCAAGGCACAATCACCGTCATGCCCGGCATCATCTTCATCATGCCAATGTCTTCAAGTATCTGGTGCGTGGCACCGTCTTCGCCCAGCGTAACGCCGGCGTGCGAAGCGCAGATTTTTACGTTCTTACCGCTGTATGCCACGCTTTGCCGAATTTGATCATATACACGTCCCGTCGAAAAATTAGCGAAGGTCGTGGTGAACGGAATCTTACCGCCAATCGTCAACCCCGCCGCAATGCCAATCATGTTGGCTTCGGCGATGCCCACTTGAATAAAGCGTTCCGGAAATTCCTTGATGAAGCCTTGCAGCTTCATCGAGCCGGCCAAGTCAGCCGTTAAAGCTACCACGTTCGGGTTCTTTCTTCCGAGTTCGGTCATGGCATCGCCAAAGCCGCTGCGGGTATCTTTCTTTCCGGTGGGTTGAATGTCTTTTAACATGGCGCAAATATAGCATGGCTTAACCTACTGTCTATACGAAAAATCATTACAGCGAAGGGCGCAAGAACGGGTGTTGTTTTTACTATTACTGCGAAAGGACTTCTTTCACTTGCTCACCTCTTGTCTTCCATTGCCGGTTGTGAAATACGTTGTAAGCAATCACCGCGCTGGCCGTCATAAACACAGCGCCTACCACAAAGGGCGCACCCGGAAAATAGGTGGGCGCAGTTTTGCTGGTAAAATAGCCAAACACGTTGGTCATGATCAACGGACCAAAGATGGTGGTCAAACTCATTAAGCCGGTGAGTGAACCTTGCAATTCGCCTTGCTGGTTCGAGGGTACGTGTCCCGCCATTACCGATTGCAAAGCCGGGCCGCAAATGCCGCCCAAACAATACGGAACCAAAAAAGCAAACATCATCCAGCTTTGCGAAGCAAAAGCGAACAACAACATGCCCAGCGAATAAAGCGCAAGCCCGATGTAAATACTCTTTTCGTTGCCCAATTTTGGGTTCACCACTCTTGTTAATCCGGCTTGCACCACGCCTACCAACAAACCCACCACCGCCAGCGAAATGCCGATGGTCCTCTCCGACCAATGAAAGCGTTCGATGGTGAAAAAGCTCCAGTTGCTTTGCACGGCGTGCGAACCGAGATAAACAAGGAACAACGCGACCATCAAACCCGTTAAAGCCGGAAACTTGCGCAGGTTGTAAACGCTTACACCGGGAATGGCCCGCGACCATTCAAACCTGCGGCGGTTTTCGGGCGACAATGATTCGGGTAAAACGAAAAAGCCGTATAAAAAATTAAGGAAGCACAAGCCTGCGGCCACCATAAACGGAACCCTTGCACCGAAGCCACCAAGCAAGCCGCCAATGGCCGGACCAATGATAAAACCGAGGCCAAAGGCTGCCCCGATCATGCCGAAATTTTTTGCGCGGTTTTCCGGTGTGCTGATGTCGGCAATGTAAGCCGACGCAGTGGTGAAAGAAGCGCCTGTCATGCCGGCCACAATGCGGCCAACAAAGAGCCAGCCAAGCGTGGGCGCAAACGAAAGAAAAAGGTAATCAACGGCAAAGCCCAAAAGAGCAGCCAGCAACACGGGCCGGCGGCCGTAACGGTCGCTCAGGTTTCCAACCAACGGCGAAAAGCAAAACTGCGTGGCCGCAAAAGCAAACAGTAACCAGCCGCCAATTCTTGAGGCCTGGCTTACG
Coding sequences within:
- the nadB gene encoding L-aspartate oxidase — its product is MQTDFLVIGSGIAGLTYALKVAQHCPEKRITIITKAAADETNTKYAQGGVAVVNDLENDSFEKHIEDTLIAGDGLCNKEVVEIVVKEGPARINEIIEWGAQFDKDPEGEYRLGKEGGHSEFRILHHKDVTGREMERALLEAIKKAPNISLLNHLFVIDIITQHHLGYLVTKSTPDICCYGVYVLNSQTSRIEKIVSNTTLLATGGNGQVYRTTTNPSIATGDGVAMVYRAKGRIENMEFIQFHPTALYEAGKRGQAFLITEAVRGDGGILRNAAGEAFMERYDARKDLAPRDIVARAIDNEMKISGTENVYLDCRHMNMEKFKEHFPNIYEKCLSIGIDVAVQMIPVAPAAHYSCGGIKTDEWGRSSIKNLYACGECASTGLHGANRLASNSLLEAMVFAHRCYVDAVNTVNERSSLPEIPNWNATGTAEPKEMILITQSLKELQQVMSDYVGIVRNNVRLQRALKRIDLLFDETEGLYQTTTVSLQLLELRNMITVGYLITKGAGFRKESRGLHFNTDYPAKSELVQNIVL
- a CDS encoding lysophospholipid acyltransferase family protein, which codes for MYYLVYGPLYLLSLLPLRVLYLLSDFAYVLVYHLVGYRKKVVRYNLSVAFPNKTEKERQGIEKKFYKNFTDSFIETIKALSASPQFIKEHFTGDFSVFDELNRKGVQKVQLHSGHNFNWEYGNLSIPLQSPYPMLTVYMPITNSIFNRLFYKMRSKTGAKLLSATNIRSEILPHRHGKYVLALVADQNPGHPKSAYWVNFFERPTPFVKAPESGARRGNIPVVFCYFRKEKRGYYRIHFQLAEEHPSTTEVGELTKKYAAFLQDAIKQQPDNWLWSHRRWKWDWKEEYGKIIE
- a CDS encoding response regulator transcription factor, which produces MSLLITPTGTMTYSPLTSRERDVLELMAKGLRQKQIAAALSIKMDTARKHIKNAYKKLDAHNKVEALRKAGIW
- a CDS encoding MBL fold metallo-hydrolase, with product MFIKQLYTGCLSEAAYFIESNGEAAVVDPLRDIDVYLQLAAERKAVIKYIFETHFHADFVSGHLDLAQATGATIVYGPQTETSLPVYIAKDGERFSLGELSVEILHTPGHTLESTCYLLKDEEGKDHCVFTGDTLFVGDVGRPDLAQKGEDLTIEDLAGMLYESLHAKLMPLSNDVIVYPAHGPGSACGKALGPNTVSTIGEEKQTNYAMKAATKSEFIKAVTDGLSAPPQYFPINAQINKEGYDSIAEVLQKGLQPLTVNDVKEWMKKDALVLDTRTEMQFSQGFIPEAIFIGLDGRFAEWAGSLLPFDKELVLVCEPGKEKEAVTRLARVGFSKMAGYLDGGMEAWKAAGEAPDMIINVEADELAMDLPFDENLVVVDVRRPAEFADGHVKDAVNLPLNEMGDAAKLAQLEENQNIYIHCAGGYRSVIASSLLKRQGIHNLRNVVGGWSKIKEQEKIPVEKEKSVLN
- a CDS encoding ArsR/SmtB family transcription factor encodes the protein MEKAVSAKDELKIDAIQLKKAALVFRAINHKLRQQIIKFINQHGKITVTQIYVKLRLEQSVASQHLAILRRAGFVTTERDGKFIYYSVNNSRIAEVHKVAQDLLK
- the tsaB gene encoding tRNA (adenosine(37)-N6)-threonylcarbamoyltransferase complex dimerization subunit type 1 TsaB gives rise to the protein MPFILNIDTAVKSASVCLADGQNIVATAISPSEKESAAWLHVAIQNLFQTHQINLQKIEAVAVSAGPGSYTGLRVGMATAKGLCYALSVPLITVSTLQMMAASALSFATPAQLLCPMIDARRMEVFTALYDRSLKEVLPSTNMVLNETSFEDQLKENKILFFGNGSEKAKTLINHVRASFVHIETTAENMVDLSNEKFAQGQFSDIAYTEPFYGKEFHSPISKKNY
- a CDS encoding RNA polymerase sigma factor — its product is MALTDASDALLLQQFRDPQTKEKAYTAIIKKYQERLYWHIRRLVVDHEDANDVLQNVFIRVWNGLQNFKEESQLYTWLYRIGTNESLTFLENQKKRTAVSLSDVESGLSNKIKADKHFDPNRLEWKLQLAIQQLPEKQRVVFTLRYYDEMPYEEMSRVLETSEGALKASYHHAVKKIEDFIKNH
- a CDS encoding transketolase family protein yields the protein MLKDIQPTGKKDTRSGFGDAMTELGRKNPNVVALTADLAGSMKLQGFIKEFPERFIQVGIAEANMIGIAAGLTIGGKIPFTTTFANFSTGRVYDQIRQSVAYSGKNVKICASHAGVTLGEDGATHQILEDIGMMKMMPGMTVIVPCDYNQTKAATLAVADYKGPVYLRFGRPSWPIFTKADEPFLIGKAQKFSEGTDVSIFACGHLVWLAIQAGMQLEERGLSVEVINLHTVKPLDEEAVLQSIKKTGCAVTAEEHNIYGGMGDAVAQVAAKHCPIPVEYVGTNDTFGESGTPDQLLEKYGLTPKHIVEAAEKAMARKKENK
- a CDS encoding TCR/Tet family MFS transporter; translated protein: MPSNRNAAIGFIFITLLIDVIGFGIIIPVMPKLIEQLGHVNVSQASRIGGWLLFAFAATQFCFSPLVGNLSDRYGRRPVLLAALLGFAVDYLFLSFAPTLGWLFVGRIVAGMTGASFTTASAYIADISTPENRAKNFGMIGAAFGLGFIIGPAIGGLLGGFGARVPFMVAAGLCFLNFLYGFFVLPESLSPENRRRFEWSRAIPGVSVYNLRKFPALTGLMVALFLVYLGSHAVQSNWSFFTIERFHWSERTIGISLAVVGLLVGVVQAGLTRVVNPKLGNEKSIYIGLALYSLGMLLFAFASQSWMMFAFLVPYCLGGICGPALQSVMAGHVPSNQQGELQGSLTGLMSLTTIFGPLIMTNVFGYFTSKTAPTYFPGAPFVVGAVFMTASAVIAYNVFHNRQWKTRGEQVKEVLSQ